Below is a window of Desmonostoc muscorum LEGE 12446 DNA.
TTTTTTTAGTTAAATTTTACACTACACTATGGTTTAATTTATATATTTACAATCCAAAATGTAGGTAATTTTTGTAATTTAAGGGATATCTTTAGGGAAATTAAACAACAATTTTTTCTTTACTAAAGTTTTGGTCTCATTAAAAAATGTTGTTAGGCTAATCATAAACTCCTAAACCTTATATATTTATTCTCCACAGAAAAAATATTATCTTAGCTAATCTGGTATTGCAGACATCCAATATTAGTAGGTGATGTCTAGGGTGATCCGGGTCTATCTACACAGATGAAATTCAGTAAAGTTGAGTTCTAATGCTAAACAGTTGACAAATTATGCTTATATGAAATAATTAACATCTATGTGTTTTGATGTTCTGTAAAATTATTTAAATTTTATTTATGCTCCAATATGAACATATTAATAATTCTTGGTGAAGTCAGCCTGATAATTTTTGTTTTTTTATTAATCAACTGGCTTGTAAACAAGGCATTCAAGCTGCTCATTAAGTCGTCTATATTTAAGAATGAGGATAGGAGCATCAAAACCCTGCGGCGGAACATCACAGGGTTGTTGTTAGTTGTTTGTTTGGTGTCGTGTGTTGGGATTATAGGTGCCAATGGTTATTTAGTTTATCGTGGCGAAAACCTTCAACAATACACACTAAACCTGATTCGCCGTATTCCATTAGAGTTTTGGAGAACTCTAGGAATTGGCGTTGCTAAAAGTATTGGCATTTTGATTTTAGCGGCGATCGCGCTGAAATTCATCAACTATTGGCTGAAAATAGCTAAGATTCGCGCCAAGAACTTACAAAGAAGTACTGCTGACGATGAAAGTATTGATGCTTTCTTCCGCGCCCTTAATCAAAGAGTCAGTGGCGGAATTTGGCTGTGGGCTGCAATTTTGTGTGCGGAGTTTCTGAAATTACCCCCTGTAGTTTCGCAATATTTGTACATCGCGCTGCGGATTTATCTAATTATTGCCGTCGGGTTGCTGATACTCAAAGCAGTGGCGGCGGTAGTTGATAGCCTAGATGCTTTGAGCATCAGATACTCTAGCCCTGATAACCTGCTGAGATTCTACGATCGCCTCAGGCACCTGATACCCTTTTTAAAGCGGTGTCTGGAATTTGTAATTTATGTCTGCATGGCGACATTGGTAATTCAGCAGGTACAGTTAATCGCCAATGTCGCAGTTTTTGGCGAGCGAATTATCAAAATCATCGCCATTATCTTCGTTAGTCGGGCGTTGTTTGAGGTCATCTACTTATTTATTGAAGAGGTGCTGTTCAAAAACCAGAATCTGACTGATATTCAAAGAAGTAGACGCCTGACCCTGGTTCCTCTGTTCCGTAGTTTTTTACAATATTTAATTTACTTCGGCGCGATCATTTCCATTCTCTACACCGTCAAAATCGATCCAACTCCCATACTTGCAGGTGCGGGTATTGTCGGCATAGCTGTGGGTTTAGGGGCACAAACACTGATTAACGATATCGTCTGCGGCTTCTTTATTCTGTTTGAAAACTACTACTTAGTGGGTGACTATATTGAAGCTGGAAAAAGTGAAGAAAGAATTGTCGAAGGTATTGTCGAGGCAATTGAACTGAGAACCACTCGTGTGAGACATCCCAATGGTCAATTACAGATTATTCAGAATGGGAATATTGGCTCAATTACTAATTACTCCAAACAATATATCTTTGCAGTAGTAGAAATTGGTGTCCCTTATGATTCCAACTTAGTTGATGTCTACAAAGTGATTGAGGAGGTGGGACAGCAGTTAAAAGCAGACTATCCAGATGTACTCGAAGGTACACAGGTGGATGGAGTGGAAAGTCTTGGTGAATCTAACTTGTTGCTGCGGACATTGACGAAAGTCAAACCAGGAAAACATCTGCAAATCCAGCGCATTCTTCGCAAGATTTTTACACATGTCCTGCTGCGGGAAGGAATTGTCATTCCCAGTCGTGTTGAAACTGCTGAAGATTAATTTACTACTCTTTTTTAACCAGATAGAATTCCGGAGTCATTCAATTTTGGATTTGAGATTTTTCCTGCAATCCCAAATCCAGCACCAAAAGTTTTACATTAGAAGATTTGAGGTAAATAGCAAATGATTTATACCCTCATTGCCCAAGCGGCAGAATCTACATCAAAAGCGCCCGTAGCACCGGCGCCACCGACTTTCCCGACGGCAGCACAAATCACTGCTTTCTTATATACATTTGGTGCATCTGTAATTGTTTGCTTTGTCATTTATATATTACTCTTCTATATACTGCGATCGTTTCTGAGGCGCACAGAAAAAGATACAGGTCTGCTAATTCTTGCGATTTCACAAATTCCGGCGATCGCAATTTTTCTGTTTTTGAGTCTCAAAATATCGCTGTTCCAATTAGGTTCAGGAGGAATCATCGATTGGATTGGCCAAGGACTCACAGCTTTGCTAATTGCTGCTTTGACTTACTTGATAAGTCTGTTATTTACCGAAGCAGCAGTTGCCTACTTGAAAGAC
It encodes the following:
- a CDS encoding mechanosensitive ion channel family protein; this translates as MNILIILGEVSLIIFVFLLINWLVNKAFKLLIKSSIFKNEDRSIKTLRRNITGLLLVVCLVSCVGIIGANGYLVYRGENLQQYTLNLIRRIPLEFWRTLGIGVAKSIGILILAAIALKFINYWLKIAKIRAKNLQRSTADDESIDAFFRALNQRVSGGIWLWAAILCAEFLKLPPVVSQYLYIALRIYLIIAVGLLILKAVAAVVDSLDALSIRYSSPDNLLRFYDRLRHLIPFLKRCLEFVIYVCMATLVIQQVQLIANVAVFGERIIKIIAIIFVSRALFEVIYLFIEEVLFKNQNLTDIQRSRRLTLVPLFRSFLQYLIYFGAIISILYTVKIDPTPILAGAGIVGIAVGLGAQTLINDIVCGFFILFENYYLVGDYIEAGKSEERIVEGIVEAIELRTTRVRHPNGQLQIIQNGNIGSITNYSKQYIFAVVEIGVPYDSNLVDVYKVIEEVGQQLKADYPDVLEGTQVDGVESLGESNLLLRTLTKVKPGKHLQIQRILRKIFTHVLLREGIVIPSRVETAED